A segment of the Bos mutus isolate GX-2022 chromosome 17, NWIPB_WYAK_1.1, whole genome shotgun sequence genome:
TGCCCTGGGACCCCAAGGAGGCTGTGGGGCGATCTGAAGCGCGGCTGCCAGCACCCAGTGGGAGACGAGTCCTGGCCCCCACTGCACTCTGGGCCGACACATCTGGCTGAACTCGGGACAGCACCCTGCTCCAGCCTCCTGGTGCCCGTCTCTGACGTGGGGGTGTCTTCTGGGCCGCACCTGATACACGCCTGTGCCCTGCAGGCTCCATCTCACCCTCCACTGCCCTTTTGTTCCAGGGAAGCGGGATGGAGAGACGGACCAGAACTCGGACACCCTGGACCTGCCCAAGCGCACTGAGGCTGCCAAGGGTGAGTGTGGGGAGGCAGAGGCCAGGCCAGTCCAGGAGTGAAGTTCTGTGCCACCGAGCTGGCCTGAAGGGCCTTGGGGgccagtggggaaactgaggcccacagggGTGGGGCTCCCAGAGGACTGTGCCAGCTTCTGGCCATCTGCTCAGGGCTGGGAATCAGGGTCTGTGCCAAGGTAACTTCAGGCAGGTATAGGAGTGAGGCATGGAGGAGTGGGTGGGGAAGCAGCGAGGGTCTTCAGCGAAGGGCAGGGCTAACCAGTAGCCGCCTTTGCCAGCCTAGGCACCAGGTCAGGCCCAGTTTGGAGGCTGGTCCAGAGCACCCTGGCACATTGGGGCAGAATTGGGGAGGGGCTGATGACACGCAGGGTGAGGGACGGGGGATGGAGGTGATGCCCAGGGACACAGGCCGCAGTGTGGGGCAGATCTGGCAGGCTTCTCCCCGCTCTGCCCTGGAGCACAGTGGAGCGACTCTGCTGCTGGGCTGGGGCCTCCATTGAGGCGGCGCCAGTAGGGGTTGAGCGGCTGTGTCTTGGAGGGCAGGCCTCTAACATAGGATGCGCGGGTGGGGGCTGTTGCTAGGCAGTCTGAGTCCTGTTGCTAGGGGAGCAGTCCTGGCTGTTGCCCACGCCCCACACCCCTAAGCCGGGTCCGTGACCTCTCCCAGCCTCCGTTgcttcctctgtgaaatgggaaggcTTTTCCTCTCGGGCAGCTAAGGGGTGATCACGTGGGTGCGGAACGTCCCCCGGTGACGTCATAGCCGCCCTGGGCCCCAGCTTCGCTGCCCCGGGAGCGCCCAGGATGGGAGGGTGACGGGCGGCATGCGTGACCGCGGCGGGGTCACTCCGTGCCCAGGCTTCGAGCTGCTGTACCAGCCCGAGGTGGTGCGTCTCTACCTGTCCCTCCTGACGGAGAGCCGCAACTTCAACACCCTGGAGGCCGCGGCCGGCGCCCTGCAGAACCTCAGCGCCGGGAACTGGGTGGTGAGAGAGGCCCCGCGGGGCAGGGAGGCTTCGGAGTGGAGCTGCTGGGGCGGGCTTTGTCCGCAGCGGGAGGGCGGTCCGGCTCGAAGGGGCGGTCAGGGCGCCGCTGGGCGCGCGACGCGGCCCCAGCTGAGCACGCCGCCCCCCGCCGCAGTGGGCCACGTACATCCGCGCCGCGGTGCGCAAGGAGCGCGGGCTGCCGGTGCTGGTGGAGCTGCTGCAGTCGGAGACCGACAAGGTGGTGCGCGCCGTCGCCATCGCCCTGCGCAACCTCTCGCTCGACCGGCGCAACAAAGACCTTATCGGTGAGCGCGGGCACGGGGGTCTGGGGCCCGGGCCCCCCGACCCCGCCGGTGCGGCCTCACCGACCCTAGCCCGCTGCCCGCCGCCCGCAGGGAGCTACGCCATGGCCGAGCTTGTGAGAAACGTGCGCAGCGCGCAGGCGCCCGCCCGGCCCGGTGCccgcctggaggaggacacagtggTGGCCGTGCTCAACACCATCCACGAGATCGTGTCCGACAGTCTGGACAACGCGCGCTCGCTGCTGCAAGCTCGCGGCGTGCCCGCGCTGGTGGCACTGGGCGCCTCCAGGTGGGTGCAGGCGTGGCCGCGGGAGGGGCCGGGCAGGGCCTGTTGGGGCGGGGCCTAGGTGGGTGGAGCGGGAGGGGGCCCCGGGTGGGTGGGCGGGGCCTGTGGGGCGGAGTAGGAGGGGCCCGGTgagtgggcggggcggggcggtcCAGGCAGAAGCTGATCCCGCCTGGGCCGCAGCCAATCGGTGCGCGAGGCGAAGGCCGCGTCGCACGTGCTGCAGACCGTGTGGAGCTACAAGGAGCTGCGCAGCGCCCTCCAGAAGGACGGCTGGAGCAAGGCGCGCTTCCAGGTTAGGCCCGCCCGCCCCTTCTCACTTCGCCAGGCCTGGTCTCCTGTGGCAGCGCCCCGACCCACGCCGTCTGCTATGTGTTCCCCCGCCGCAGTCAGCCGCTGCTAATGCCAGGGGCCCCAAGGCAGCCCCGAGTCCGGGAGGCTTGGACGACAGCACGCTGCCACTGGTGGAAAAGAGCCTGGGTGAGTATGGGGCCAGAGCTCATCCCGAGGTTCAGCTGTTCCTCTCTCCCGGCCGAGGGCTGCAGGGAGGTGGGCCTTCCTCCAGGAGGATGGCCCCCACTCTTCGCACCCCCTACCCCCAGGGCGTTCACCTTGGCACCAAGCTGGGGGCGGCTTTGCCAGGGAGCAGATGTTGGTGACAGGGTACCCAGAGTGGCTGAGGCCAGGCCTGGGCCCCCGCCACCACCTGCAGCCAGCCACCCACACGCTCATGCCTTGCAGACGGTGAGAAGCCAGGCGGCCGGGACATGATCCCCATGGAGGCGCTTGGTCCAGGTGCGGGCAGGTGCAGGCTGTTTGCTCTGTGTGGGGAGGGCCTTCCAAGGAGGGGTGGTTAGAAAAGTGATTTGGCTTAGGGGTGCTCAGGGAGCGAGGGGCGGGCCAGCCAGGGAGGGGTCACTGTCCAGCCAATCTGGTCTGCCACTTGATGGCGGCTGGAGGGCTCTGAGCTGTGGGTCAGGGGGCCAGCAGGGGGAGTGGGGACAGATGAGAAGACCCGGCTCCGCGCAGTCCAGGCGGATGCCCTCCCCAGATACACCCTGGGCGCTGAGGGACAGCCACACCTCGGTGCCTGCCTCAGGGTCCCCTCTGCCTCCGCCCAGCAGACGGCTACTCCACCATGGACAGGAGGGAGCGTAGGCCTCGAGGCAGTGACCCAGCGGGGGAGACCTCTGAGAAGGAGCCGTTGAAAGTGAGTGGCCTTGGGCATGtccggggcggggcctggggcggGGCTGTGGCTCTCCTGGCTGGGGAAGCTGGGCACCCGGTCCAGTTCGAGGCTGCATACGCACCCTCCCTCCTCAGCCCCGCCCCCATGGCAGCCCCGCCGCCTGCTCTGCGCCTGTTCTTGTGTCCCCCAGCCCTGCTGGCGCTCAGCCCTCCCCTGGCACACACCCCTGCCCTGCTGACCTGCCCAGCTCCCACCCGCCTGCTCATACTAACCTGCTGCGTTCTGCCTCTAACGCCCGCCTGCCCGCTGCCCGCCCGCTGCAGCCCGACCCCAGCAGGAAGGCTCCTCCGCCCGGGCCCAGCAGGCCTGCGGTCAGGCTGGTGGACGCTGTGGGGGACGCCAGGCCTCAGCCTGTCGACTCCTGGGTCTAGCTTGCATGCCCGGTACGTCCCCTCTGGGTTCTGCGTCAGGGTGGGGCCTCCTCCCCGTGccgctgcctgcctgcctgccctgctcTCCCTGCACGCTTCCTGCAGGGCCGCCCCAGCTCAGTGGAGGGAAGCCCAGgtcgggggcggggcgggagggaCCCTGGGCCATCGGAGCCTGGAGGTCACAGGGTGAGATGGGGGCTGACCCTCCACACCTCCCAACGCCCCGGCACAGGGCCCCCCGAGACCCACCTTCCCTCAGCGGCCGTCAGCAGGCCTGCTCAGGCTTCCCTTTTCTGCCCGCAGGGCCTGGGCCTGGCCGTTTGCTCTTAGGGTCTGACCCCTGAAGAGACCGCGGGAAGGGGTGCCTGGACGCCCGTGCAGAACCCGCTGCGGAGCTGGGAGCCCTCTGGCGGCGGGCTGGGCGGCGCCTCCCCCTCCGGCCCTGGCTCCCCACTCCTAACTCCCGGGCGAGTTAGCGTCCTGACATGGTGCTGTGTGCAGCGTGCGCCTGGGAAACCCAGGCCAGGGTGCCCGGCGTTGCTCTGGGGCCAGCGGGGAACCCGCGGAGTGCGGACGGGTGAGGAGGGGGCTCAAGGGCAGGGAGTCTGGCCCAGAGGCTGCAGGGGCTTCCTTGGGCCCTGAGCAGGGGCGGCGCTGGGGGACAGCCCCCGCAGAGACCCTGAAGGCAGCGAGCGGGGGCTAGCTGTGCGTGCCCTGCCCGCTGCCCGCTGCGCCGGGAGCCCCTCCCTGGGCACTGTGGCCCTCGAGTGGCACCTCTGGGACTGGCCTTTGGCAGCAGTGGGGGGACCGCTGTTGAGTGCCTGCTGTTTGCGGCTTAGAAACCAGAGAGACACTGATAAAACATCAATAACAAAACCAAACTAAGACTGTTGGTAGACATCTAaatttttgtaagaaaaattaaaaattataacaagCAACAAAGGAACTTCCCGTGTCTGTCTCCACAAGCCACTCCCCTGTCGTCTGCTGGGTGGGCCAGGGTGGCCCCGGGTGGCCCCGTGGGGTCCGCTGCATCTAGGCCCCCGGGATGTGCCCCCCACACGGCCCCTCTCTACACACAGAGGCATAGGCTCGATCCTGGGTGGTTAGCGGGGCCCCGAGGTCTGTGGCTGGTCTTGGGCACAGGTGGGCTTGGCCAGAAGGGGTGATCTCGAGGTGAGGGACCCAGAAGACCCTCCGAGGCGGCTGACGGTCCAGCCGGCCGCTTGAGGGCCTTGTGGCTGGAAGGCCAGCGTTGGGGCCAGGGGTGCCTGTGGATGTGAGTGGGCACCGGCCAGTCACGTCATTACAGGCAGCCAGGCTGCCACAGAAGCAATGCAGCTGCTCCAACTGTGCCGTCTTGTCCCAGACCAGGCTGAGCGGGATGGGGACACGGTGCACCCAGAGCCACACCAGGCCCGAGGCCAGGCACTCGGCATTCCACACCTGGCCCAGCACTGCTTGCTTAGAGTGGCCTGCGGGCTGCCCAGGTTCTCAGTGGGGCTCAGCCCAGCCCGCAGACATCCCCGTGGGGCTGAGCGGGGCGGCCAGTCTGCAGCGGCCAAGGGGAGCGGCGGGTGCCTGGTGCGAAGCTGGGTTGTTGGGGGGAGACGGAGCAGCACTCGGGTCGTCTCTCACCTAAAGTTGAATCAGGTCCTTAATTTCTACCTCAGTGTCTTCTAAACAGGGTGTTCGTCTGTGAGATTGGTAGCGACTGAGTAGAAAAGTTGCATTTCATTCTTAAAAGGAGGCGAAAGGAGTCGGGAGGGTATGTTTTGGGGGCAGGGGGGGTCGGGGGTGATCACCGAGGCACTGCTGCCACCTGGTGACGGCAGAGCGCAGGTGCAGGCTGCGAGGGGTGCGGCCGCCCGACCTGCTGATtggagggggggagggggagagggagagaggggaggaggagaggtgtgtgagtgtgtgagactGTGACTGTGAAAGTGAGATACTATGTAAGTGGCTGTGTGACTGTTGCACTATGAAACTGTGACACTGTCATCCTGTGTGACACTGCACGTGTGTGACTGTGGGACACTTCACGTGTGTGTGAcactgcacgtgtgtgtgtgaggctgtgacactgcacgtgtgtgtgtgaggctGTGTGTGACACTGCACGTGTGTTTGTGACTGTGTGACACTGCACATGTGTGAGGCTGTGACTGCACAGGTGTGTGTGACTGTGACACTGTGCACATGTGTGAGTGTGGATGTGTGTGAcactgcacgtgtgtgtgtgaggctGTGTGTGACACTGCACGTGTGTTTGTGACTGTGTGACACTGCACATGTGTGAGGCTGTGACACTGCACgggtgtgtgtgactgtgtgacactgtgcacatgtgtgagtgtggatgtgtgtgacactgcacgtgtgtgtgtggctgtgtgtgacACTGTGCACACGGCACTCACGGCCACGGCTTGCCTAGCTGGTCTTCGCAGGCAGGCACCTTCCTTCTAGATGGACTGCCACGATTCTGGAAGGGGAGCTGGTCGTGCTCGGGGCAGGCCAGCCTGACAGCCTGGAGCTGAGAAGGGGCGGCCGCGGGGCTGCTGCCCTGAGGAATGACCGGCGCCAGGGACTCATGCGCCCAGGGCTGGGGCCGCCTCACCCTTCAGGGCCAGGTGTGGCGGGCCACCCCGAGTGGGGCTCAGGGCCGAGCAGGGCCGCTCAGGCCCTTGTAGACGACCTTCTCCAAGCCGTCCACCACCTTGGAGTACTCCAGGTACGAGCTGAAGTGCGAACATTCGAAGCGGTTGTTCCCGCGCACGTACTCCAGAAAGTCGGGCGCCCCAGGGTAGATGACGTTGTCAGCCAGCAACACTGTCCCCTCCCGCAGCAGGCCGCACTCCTGTGGGGACAGATGCAGGGCTGGAGGGCATGAGGGCAGCCTGGccggagggggtgggggggtggggttgggggcggccccaccccagcccctccaggCAGTGGCCACTTCGAGGAAGGGCTGAGCAGGCAGGGGGGGCCCTCAGGCCCTAGTACTGCACATGGCGCACAGGAGGGGCTCACTGCATGCTGGGGGGCGTGAGAGTGCAGATGGCGGGGACCAGACTGCGGCCAGTGGGTGACCAAGGGCCGTGGGTGCCAGGAACACGGGCTCCTCCAGGTCACCGAGATGCCTGATGACCCATGCGGGGGCCGCTGGCATTGGTCACTGGAGGTTCAGTAGGGCCCGACCAGGGAGACCCTGCAGGGTGGGGAGGCAGACCTCCACACCCACAAGCCTGCCCCTCAGGTCCACCCTGAGGCACCCCAGTCTCCACCAGCACCTGGGCAGTCAGCCAGCATGTCAGGCCTGGCTCTACAGAGGGAGGGGCAGCTGCACTTCCATGCCCCCCAACCTCACCCCTAGTCTCTCTAAGCCAGAGGAGGAGCTGCTCGGTGTGTGtgaaacttgctcagttgtgtctgactctctgcgaccccatggactgtagcccactgggctcctctgtccatgggattctccaggcaagaaacgggaatgggttgccatgccctcctccacggcaacttcccaacccagggatggaatccaggtctcccacattgcaggcagattctttaccatctgagccaccagggaagccctgcttaggTTACATCAAAAACCGAAAGGAAATGTTTCCCTGGGAAAGAGGTGAAGGGACAGCCCAGCTGCTGCGCTAGAAGATCACAGCTTTCTCTAATGATCATtaaagtggcaaaaaaataaaaaccccccAAAAGGAAAGCCAAGTCAAGCAGGAGGCCCCAGGCGTGTCTTAAGTTGCTAGTGAGACCGCAGAGATGGACGGGGATCCCCTGGTGACTTAGGAACACGGggaccactggagtgggtgcaGCCCTCAAATCATCCTGGTAGCGGCTGCCTCCCTTCCATGCCTGGGCCCTGAGGCCGGAGTGGAAAACACAGCTGTGAGGTCAGTGAGGTTGGGATAACAACCCATGAGCCAGAATCTGAAAAAAGTGGGCCTCTGAATCATGGAGTGTTTCTCCTAAAAAAGGAACTTCCCCGTGATACAGATGAGGAAGGGCCACTGGGAGCAGCGGCCCGGCCTGCCCAACCCCAGGAGCAAACACTCAAGGTGAGCTGGGGCTCAACACATGGGGCACTGAACCCATGGGTTAACCTCGGAGGAGGCAATGCAAAGGCCGGCCGCCTGCCCGGGGACGGAGCCCTGGAGTGTCTGACCAGAGCCGCGTGCCAGCACTCAGAGGACCAGAGTGGGGTCCCCTGTTCCCGAAGCCCCTCCTTCCGCCCTGGGTGCGGCTTCAGGTCACGAGGGTGCCAGGCCTCACCATCCTTCGTCTCTGGCCGCCCTGCTATAAGGACACCAAGAAGCCCGTGGAGAGGCCTGAGCGATGGGGACGAAGGCCACCTGCCCTTCCAGCCCCTCGCCCAACCAAGGCGGCGTGGCCAGGCCAAGGCAGAGCCAACTGCAGAACACGCCTTCCCTTCTCTTGAGATGACCAGCCGTGAACAAGTGGTTCTGAGAAAACTGTTAGGTTCCTAGTTGCCAAgggcagcagggcttccctggtggctcagatggtaaagaatctggccacagttcaggaaacctgggttcaatccctaggtcaggaagatccccctggagaatcccatggacagaggagcctggcgaggaCAGTCCGTACgtgggtcacaaacagtaggacacaacAGAACTAACACGTCCGCTTCCAAGGGCAGTATCTGCTGCTTTCTACGGATGCAGGCCGTCCACGTATGCTCCCTGAGGCCCACGCGCCCCGGCCCAGGCCCCCACGCCCCTCTGTGTCCCGAATGCACGCAGGCCAGCCCATAGCTCCCCAGCCAACCTCTGCAGGGCCCGACCTGGCCACAGACACAGGGCTCACCTCCAGGAGAAGCATGTCCGGCAGGTAGCGGTCCTTCCAGTGGTCGAGAAAGACCATGTCCAGGGTGTCCACATCATATTTCATCTTCAGCTGGGGGATGATGTCCTGGGATGCTCCAAGAACAACGGTGACCTGGAGCAGCAGACCCCCACCCAGTGAGCCTGGGGGTCCCGGGAGCCAGGTCCCACTCTGCCCCACCTCTGGAAGTCTCCCGCCCTGCAGACAGGGCTGCCAGCCAGGTGAGTAAGCATGGCTTGGAGCCGCTGGGGTATGACCCCAGCCCTCCTGGCCCTCGGAGCCTGTGCCCACATCCGTCCACCACCTCAGGGACAGCACCGCACCTTGTCCTGCAGGCCTGCAAACTCCACCATCCGCTGGGTGATGGCGGCATAGTCGGGATTGAACTCGATGGTGAGCAGCCGGGCGCCGGGCAGCAGCAGGCGGGCCATTCGCACCGCCGAGTAGCCGCAGTAGGCGCCCAGCTCCAGCAGTACGGACGGCTGCTGTTCCCTCAGCACCCTGTCCACGATCTGGCCTgcggaggtgggggggggggcgctgGGGGTGATCAGGTGAGCAGGGAGCTTCCCACCTgccactcccccacccctccccgcgCTGCGCCCTCCGGCCAGGCCAGCCCAGCCGCAGGCCCCACCGCGCTCAGCCCGAGCTCCCGCCCCCAGGCCTCTGTGTTTTGGCTTGCGCTTGTCCTCCCCTCCCAGCATTCCCGGctgcccccagcctggccccgcCCAGAGCGGTACTCCGTGGAAGCCCCACCCCACTCTGGCCACGGGCTGCACCGAGAACGTGCCCCGCTCCCTTGAGCTGGACACAGTTGGAAGGTTCAAGGCTGCTGGAACCCTGACGTCTGTCCCCAGGGTTCATGTCCGCTGCCCTGACTCCGGGGGTGCCACGCATACCGGCTGGAGTCCAAAGGTCGGGAAGCGGCCTCGGGGGCGGGGCGAGGCCAGGCGCCCCGCAGGACGCAGTCCAAGGGTCTCCATGCACCCTGGGGCCAGCCGGGACACCCAGGGACCCACGGCCCGCCCCAGAGGGCACCTGGCTCTGCCTGGCGGCTGCCAGCGAAAAGACCATACAATGACTCTGCTGTTCCCCGTCCCCTCCAGCACTGGCCGAGGCTCCCTGACAGCACCTCCGGGAGTGGGGGGCGGGGCTTCCCCTACAGCAGTCCTCCCGCGGGACCCGCGCCCGagcctccccaccacccaccttTCTTCTCGCCCACGTGCATGGCCCACTCCTTCTCCAAGCTGTAGCTGTCGATGGCGGCCACCACGCTCTGCGGGTCCCCGGCCACCGCGTGCTGCAGCACGTGCTGCAGGATGCGCTGCTCCTTGCTGCTGCCCATGAGGAGGTTGCGGATGGGCTTCATGATGAACTCGTTCCAGCCGATAAAGGCCCAGCCGAAGAACTGCAGGTCCGTTGTGGCCAGCCACCGCAGCGCGAGCAGGGCCAGGCCTACGCCACCAGCGACCAGCAGCAGGGACGGGGCCTCCAGCATCTGCGGGGCGAGGGGGGGGGGCTTCAGGGCGGGGCCACCAGCACCTGCACTggggcgaggggcggggcggggcttcCGGGCTCTGCTAGGCCCCGCCGCCCGCAGGACGCGTGGGACCACGTGGTCACCACGGTGTTAGTAACCTTCCCGCCTGGCTGACCCACCCAGGAGGTTCGAGAGGCCAGCCCCGTGCCCGGTGGCTAGACCCAGGTGAGACGACCGGGGCCCCGCCCACCTGCAAACCACATCCCCAGGGACTCCGCCCTGGGTGGAGAGACCAGGGTCTCTGGCAGCCTGGGGCACGGCTGGCCCGAGGCTGGACACTCCCCACAGGGACGGCCAACCGCACTCAGAGCCCCCTGGGGCACACACTGGGGACAGCCCGGGAGCTCGTGTGGCCCGTGAGCTTCAGCGGACGGACACAGGCAGCCCCAAGCCGGCTGTTCCACACAGGGGCAGCCTGTCCCGCGAGGACGCTTACCCTGCCGCCCACCTGCACCACAATGAGCAGGAGACCGGCCCTCCCCCTGGCAGGCAACCCTTTGGGCGGGTAGCAGGGGTCCCCAGTCAGAGGAGGGGCCCGGGGCCCCTGAGACACAGCCAGGCTGAGCCGGCACAGGGCAGAGGCCCTAAAGTGGGAAAGTGTGGGAAGCTTCCAGCAGGGCTGTGGTCACTCGTGGGTCACGCACAGGGAGGGGCCGCACAGGACCGGCTCCTCCAGAAGCGCCTGTTGGGAAAGGCACGTTGGAGAGCAGGCAGCCTGAGGGTCTTGGAGAGGTGACCGCCCCTCCCTGGACAGCTCAGGGCTCCAGCGGCCTGGGCCACAATGAGGGTCTCGGCAGGCAGAGCAGGGAGGAACAGGGGAGCGTGCACACCCAGACTTCCCGGTGGTCTTGCATGCATGGCCTGTTTACACCAGGCACAGCCAGCATGTGGTCAGCAGGTCAGGGCCCCACCTGACCCACCTCCCTGATGGCCACGCCCCATGCCCCTCCTCCGAGCTCTGCTGCAAAGCAGACAGAGCTTGTGTGGAGTTCTCCTGCTTGTAGACAGTTAATCAGGAACCACAGCCTGAGAGGGACCGGAGTCCTGGCATGGGGGCCTGCCGCAGGCCGGCCCTGCCCTCGGGGGAGAGCAGACAGGCAGCAAGACATCGCCTGGAATGTCCCCCCAGCCCTGGACACCATGGACGGTCTCCCTGGTCCCTGTGGCACTGCCTGCAGGCCAAGCCAGCAGGTGCCCCACGGGGCAGAAGGCAGGTGGGGGGACTCTGGGGGTGCGGTGGAGTGGGGCTGACTGCACGTCCTGGACAGGTGACAGAATATAATGGGGGCGcgtggcatgaggtggccagcaCTGCCCATTGGGCTCCGTCCTGCCAGCTTAGGATCCTCAACCACACACCTGTGTGACTTTATCACGACTGTGTTCAGCAGCAGTGGAGAGAGGCTGGGCCACTTTGATGGATTCTCTGGGTTGATGAAAAAAACTAATCAATGttacacataaatataaaaaaataaaaagtaatattccatttaaatACCAAAGTCCTTGCTGGACCTGGAGTTGTGAAGGATAACGTAATTCCCACAATGCCTGAACTGTATAAAAATCAGGCGAGGACTCAGCCACCTGACAGCCCAGGTCTGCTAGGAGCTTCACACGGTGCCGAGGACCAAGAACAGAGCCACTGACGTGCTGCGAGGAAGCCCTCCAGGTCAGGGCCAGGCAGACCCCTCCTCGGGGAGACAACCCAGGGGGCCCCTTGTGCTGGGGGTCCCAATACTGGAGCGCCCACAGCTCTGCCCTTTGGAAGGGCCacagtgaggtcgctcagttccCCCAGCGGTGGCCTGAGGTTCCCGCCACCCTGCATGGCTCTGGGCCCCGGGAGGGTGAAGGGCCCTGCTGCCCTGAGAGGAGGATAAGGGAGCCACTGGCCACAGGTGAGGGCTGGAGGCCGAGCGGCACCCTCAGACCCCCTGCTCTGCGCATCCCACACGTATCCCCCTGCTTCCGTGTGTTCCACTCGCGTCCAGAAcctaattttaagaaataaaaccataaaactcatagaagaaaacataggactAACTCTTCATGACTTTGAATTTGGCTATGGATTCTTAGATacgacaccaaaagcacaggcaacaaaagaaaaatagaatttcacCAAAATGAAAGctctgtgcatcaaaggacaccatcaagagAGCAAAGGACAACCCAGGGGgtggagaaaatatctgcaaaccacCATCTGATGAGGGTTTAAAATCCTAAGTATACATAAGAATTCCTACAACTCAGAAAGGACCCAGTTAGAAACGAGACAGAACacaaacagacatttccccaaagaagacacaccAGCGACCAGGAAGCTCATCACTTGGACGTCTGATCAAAGCCGCAAGGCACCACTTCATACCCGCTGGGATGACCCGCCCCGTGCTGGCAGGGCCACGGAGAAATCCGAAACTCAAGCACGGCTGGTGGGAACCCAAGACGGAGCAcctgctgtggaaaacagctgGCGGTTCCTCAGAAAGGTAAA
Coding sequences within it:
- the COMT gene encoding catechol O-methyltransferase, whose translation is MLEAPSLLLVAGGVGLALLALRWLATTDLQFFGWAFIGWNEFIMKPIRNLLMGSSKEQRILQHVLQHAVAGDPQSVVAAIDSYSLEKEWAMHVGEKKGQIVDRVLREQQPSVLLELGAYCGYSAVRMARLLLPGARLLTIEFNPDYAAITQRMVEFAGLQDKVTVVLGASQDIIPQLKMKYDVDTLDMVFLDHWKDRYLPDMLLLEECGLLREGTVLLADNVIYPGAPDFLEYVRGNNRFECSHFSSYLEYSKVVDGLEKVVYKGLSGPARP